The Undibacterium cyanobacteriorum genomic sequence ACCTGCAGCAACATTACAAGAGCGAATCGAACCGTCCACATCGATCACCAAAATGCCATCGGCTAAATTATCGAGAATGGTTTGATTCTGCGCCATGCGATCAGACAAATTCTGCTCGTGTGAGCGTATCGTAATAGACAATCGATTGAGCGCAGTAGCGAGTTCATAAATCTCTTTGGTACCCGAGTAGACAGGAATTTGTCGACTTGCTTTCACTGCTGACAAACTCGCGAAAGCCGTGATGTTGGCGAGGGCCTGCATTGGGGCGCGCAATAAGATGGCGAGCAAAATGAGAACAGCAGCAGTCAAAATGCAGGTAAATAACAAGGCGTACCCGAGTCTACCGAGCATCGCGTCATTGACTTCTTCAAGACTATATCGCAGGCGAAGGCTACCGATTCGTGTGCCGGCTTCAATTGGCAACCATATTTCAAAATGCTCTTGGATCTCGATCAGGCCAAATAAGAACTGGCGTTGATTGTTCGCTCCGTCATCATACGAAGTGCGCGCCGTTGACGAGGATGCCTTTACTAAACTCATATCATACGAAGCCATGAGTGTACCATTGCGTTTAATCACGCTTGTAATAGGACGATTATTTTCATCAACGATCAAAATCGAGGAAATATAAGGCAGTTTCGCATTGACTCTCAGCAGATCTTCTAAGCTTGCAACGTCACGACTAATGATCAGGCCACTCGACATACTGGCGATACTCTTACCGAGATAGAGGACCTGATCATCCGCCACTTGGCGCGAGCTTTTGATGGATGCGTAGGTAAAAACGCCACCCGCTATCAATGACGCCGCAGCCACAGAGACGCCAACCAAAAACATCAGCTGCGATGCCATGTGATATGGCAAAAAACGTCGGATATTGAGAGCATCTAGCCATGCGAACATGGATTACTCCTTCTCCAAGATGACGAACTTTTCGATCTTCAGCTTCTCCAACGACAAATAGTCTCGCTGATAATCGGCATTGATCGGTTGTGCCATTCGAATCTCCGCAAGGAGCCGCTGCCCCTCTGCGTCTTTCGATAAATTCAGTAATGCATCGTGCAGCGCTTTGACGACCTCTGCCGGTACGCGCGGATGCGCCACAATTGGATGCGGCGCTGTCTCTGGGGTTTGGTACAAAATTCGTAACTGCGCACGCACTTCCGGCGTCTCATCATTGAGAGTGGTATTGATCCCGCCGCCGGCTGCGACCGTTCCGTTCAGCACACTCCGGTAAACATTGCTGTGCGTGGAGAGAAATTGAGTTTGGAAGTCCACATGTTCCGCAGTCAATAATGCCCGCATATACAAGGACGCACCAAACGCATTAGGAGCTGGGAACCCTACACTCTTCTTATCAAGGTCGTGCAGAGTTTTGTAGGGACTATCCTGACGAACTACCAAGATACCCTTTAAGGTTTTGTTATCGCGAATGAAGGGCAGATAATTCTGTGCGCGCTTCGCCATCACGGCATGGTAGGGATTCAAATAGGCGAAATCAGGTTCACCCGCCAACACGGCGGTTTCAAACTGCGGAATAGTTTTGGCCAACACCAGTTGAAATTGAACTCCAGTGTCACGCGCAATTCTGGCCAATAGAGGGGACCATTCGGTATGCAGCTGCACCCCATTGTATTGAGGCACCACAGAGATCGTATAAACTTTTTGTGCAGGCGGCGGTGCTGCCGCCGTTGATGCGATAGGCGAAGTCGCCAGCGCCATAGGTAAATACAAGGATCCCAGCAACAAACTGCCATGCTTCAGCAACGAGCGTCTTGAGTACATCAGCCTCCCCCGTTCTTGGCTTGTTTTCGACAGGCTCTGAGTTATTTCACGCCCGTCATAAATCACAACTTGTGAAAAAGCGATACACCATCATACAACGTAATTGCCACAAGAAAACATTGCGGCAAGGAGTAAGACATAAATGCATACAAGTGCAGGATACTTTGTTTGTTTTTGACGACCTTTGCATCCTCGGTCTTGCAAAGAAATTAAAACAAATAGCAAGCAACCACAATAACTCGTTCGCGCCTAACCTGAACACCCCGACCGGGCCTAGAGTCGCTCAAGATAGCGTCGCGGCGCATGATCAGCGAGCGCCTTTACAGGATTAATCAAGCTCGCAAAACCAAGCCCAGTACTTGTGCCGCGAAGTTGAATGCATGTCCCTGCATGCGCAAAACCCATGGCTTCAATGGGAACTTTACAAACAAGATCTTCATCATCGACGACTCTAAAAATTGGCATCGCTGGCAATTGCTCAACAAAGGCTTGATTTCCAACGCGCGGTGAACCGTAGGTATAGCAAGTAGCGAAAGAAAATCGACGACAAGCCAAGGTGGCTAGAGCTGCCCCAAGACTATGACCTGTGACCCAAATCGGCTCCGATGACTCGCGCAAAGAAGTTTCAATTTGCTGCCATATGCTATCTAAGGCACGTTCGAAGCCACGATGAACCAAGGCCTCCGTGTTGTTAGCCGAAAGCAGGGGCAAAGCGCCCACATCGCAATCGGTAATGAAGTCGCGAATGTCTTGTTCGGTACCCCGAAACACGAGCACTCTCAAAGGCAGGCTTGTGTGTCGCACGAGCATTGCCTGCGTATGGGTCAATTGATCTTGGAAAAACGCGAGCTGTTCGAAACCGCCGCGCCGCAAGAATTCCCGTCGCGTGGGTTGAGGTGGCGTCACTTCCTCTTCGACATCATGGCGATACACCAAACGACTCAACTCAGCACATGCGAGTGCATTACCCAAGTGATATTCCTTGATTTGAAGATCCAAGTTCGGCATGAGGCGTACCACAAAAAAATCATCTGCTAAACCAGGTAACAGCAATTCGCGCCATGCTTTGCTCATCCACCACATTTCAAGCTCCCTACTTAATTTAC encodes the following:
- a CDS encoding phosphate/phosphite/phosphonate ABC transporter substrate-binding protein encodes the protein MYSRRSLLKHGSLLLGSLYLPMALATSPIASTAAAPPPAQKVYTISVVPQYNGVQLHTEWSPLLARIARDTGVQFQLVLAKTIPQFETAVLAGEPDFAYLNPYHAVMAKRAQNYLPFIRDNKTLKGILVVRQDSPYKTLHDLDKKSVGFPAPNAFGASLYMRALLTAEHVDFQTQFLSTHSNVYRSVLNGTVAAGGGINTTLNDETPEVRAQLRILYQTPETAPHPIVAHPRVPAEVVKALHDALLNLSKDAEGQRLLAEIRMAQPINADYQRDYLSLEKLKIEKFVILEKE
- a CDS encoding lipase family protein, with the translated sequence MWWMSKAWRELLLPGLADDFFVVRLMPNLDLQIKEYHLGNALACAELSRLVYRHDVEEEVTPPQPTRREFLRRGGFEQLAFFQDQLTHTQAMLVRHTSLPLRVLVFRGTEQDIRDFITDCDVGALPLLSANNTEALVHRGFERALDSIWQQIETSLRESSEPIWVTGHSLGAALATLACRRFSFATCYTYGSPRVGNQAFVEQLPAMPIFRVVDDEDLVCKVPIEAMGFAHAGTCIQLRGTSTGLGFASLINPVKALADHAPRRYLERL